One genomic segment of Natrialbaceae archaeon AArc-T1-2 includes these proteins:
- a CDS encoding tyrosine-type recombinase/integrase, with amino-acid sequence MKRPTDLSPREGFERYLNARKTELTDETLVTYRYRLKLFVEWCERQEIETVDELDGWILDQFESVRSGQNVASYTLHNEMDTLQAFIAYLERIEAVGGGLAEKVHVPDVPEDEQSRETKLDAERAIQLLQHYRSSDRYGSKYHALLEVAWNTGARLGGIRALDLRDFDAGEQSIEFAHRPETDTPLKNKLNGERIVGIDEPVAKSVSAYIRTNRADRHDEYGRQPLFSSLQGRPTTNTLRSWMYRATFPCVRQACPHGHSRPTCDFTNHSSSSQCPSSRAPHHVRTGSITWHRDCGVPREVVRERVDASQDVIEKYYDKASKRDRMEQCRRPHLQKLTFE; translated from the coding sequence ATGAAGCGGCCGACCGACCTTTCACCCCGCGAGGGATTCGAGCGGTATCTAAACGCTCGCAAGACCGAACTGACGGACGAAACGCTCGTCACGTACCGGTATCGGCTGAAGTTGTTCGTGGAGTGGTGTGAACGCCAGGAGATCGAGACTGTCGACGAACTCGACGGCTGGATTCTCGATCAGTTCGAGTCCGTCCGATCGGGTCAGAACGTGGCTTCGTACACTCTTCACAACGAGATGGATACGCTGCAGGCATTCATCGCGTACCTCGAACGGATTGAAGCGGTGGGCGGTGGGCTGGCCGAAAAGGTCCACGTCCCCGACGTTCCCGAAGACGAGCAATCCCGCGAGACGAAACTCGACGCCGAGCGAGCAATCCAGCTGCTCCAGCACTACCGGAGCAGTGATCGATACGGCTCGAAGTATCACGCGCTGCTGGAAGTCGCCTGGAACACCGGTGCCAGACTCGGTGGGATTCGTGCGCTCGATCTCCGGGATTTCGACGCCGGCGAGCAGTCGATCGAATTCGCGCACCGTCCGGAAACGGATACCCCGCTCAAGAACAAGCTCAACGGCGAGCGAATCGTCGGAATTGATGAACCGGTCGCCAAGTCGGTATCGGCGTACATTCGAACGAATCGAGCCGACAGACACGACGAGTACGGCCGCCAGCCCCTTTTCTCGTCGCTTCAGGGACGACCGACGACCAACACCCTCCGGAGTTGGATGTACCGGGCGACGTTCCCGTGTGTCCGACAGGCGTGCCCGCACGGCCACTCCCGGCCGACGTGCGACTTCACCAACCACAGCAGTTCGAGCCAGTGCCCGTCGTCGCGAGCACCCCACCACGTTCGAACCGGCTCAATCACTTGGCACCGAGACTGTGGCGTTCCTCGTGAAGTCGTCCGTGAGCGGGTCGACGCCAGTCAGGACGTGATTGAGAAGTACTACGACAAGGCGAGCAAGCGCGACCGGATGGAACAGTGCCGACGACCACACCTGCAGAAACTGACCTTCGAGTAA
- a CDS encoding transcriptional regulator, translated as MRKSADWMQLPIDERILEAFSTSGMILSPAVIAKNIDKSRDEVNRRLSVLVEYGVVTRVERGYYEITELGEQYLAGEIDANSIEPDS; from the coding sequence GTGCGAAAAAGCGCTGACTGGATGCAACTCCCGATTGATGAGAGAATTCTTGAAGCCTTCTCTACCTCCGGTATGATCCTGTCTCCGGCAGTTATCGCGAAGAACATCGACAAGAGTCGAGACGAAGTAAACCGTCGCCTTTCGGTCCTTGTCGAGTACGGTGTTGTCACGCGCGTCGAGCGTGGGTACTACGAGATCACCGAGCTCGGCGAGCAGTACCTCGCTGGCGAGATTGACGCCAACAGTATCGAACCGGACAGCTAA
- a CDS encoding ISH6 family transposase, whose product MHATIDAQVTVSIDLDKTLPLATLAESLTELHLEATILEELVKSLDERLVEAYCGEKHARGNGDRRFQRAGTTTRTAVTTAGEHEFSLHHVKDTAATGDDPTYFRPLEDLIKFDGQRIYQEDISLQSTELATSLSFRDAVAHGDGFTPMPSRTTINRRVREYGSKLGDFVRDRLPGTNADTVVPDGTKCHSQDDHCTYHDVNVTLGQITEDNAETTLLDVNVNEPWDDTAEDLEENEAITDDATVVSDAEESLVDAFETSYRSHQLDLVHVGRTLGYKLWKDGTFSLKTRKAIASDVTNDLFHLKNSVALHAPRNERLAIRERIDQTLENLTKEAWRLEQQDSPKAAAYLRKWAQATVTFAELALEGQEVLWTSNVVERAMGEISKRCKNQWMRWTESGLESLLWLNLVRYADSEQFAAFADELLERSAKTAMTLEVSVDATRGEL is encoded by the coding sequence ATGCACGCCACAATCGACGCGCAAGTCACGGTTAGCATCGACTTAGACAAAACGCTACCGCTTGCCACTCTCGCTGAATCTCTCACAGAGCTTCACCTCGAGGCGACGATCCTCGAGGAGCTTGTCAAAAGCCTCGACGAGCGCCTCGTCGAGGCGTACTGTGGGGAGAAACACGCGCGCGGAAACGGCGATCGCCGTTTCCAGCGCGCCGGAACCACAACACGAACAGCTGTGACAACCGCAGGAGAGCACGAATTTTCCCTTCATCACGTCAAAGACACCGCTGCCACCGGTGACGATCCTACCTACTTCCGCCCTCTCGAAGATCTCATCAAATTCGACGGGCAGCGCATCTATCAAGAGGATATTTCGCTCCAGAGTACCGAACTCGCTACGTCGCTCAGCTTTCGTGATGCCGTTGCCCACGGCGACGGCTTCACTCCGATGCCTTCGAGAACCACGATCAACCGCCGAGTCCGTGAGTACGGCAGCAAACTCGGTGACTTCGTTCGTGATCGGCTTCCTGGGACGAATGCAGACACTGTCGTTCCTGACGGAACGAAGTGTCATAGCCAGGACGATCACTGCACGTACCACGACGTCAACGTCACTCTCGGACAGATCACCGAAGACAACGCGGAAACCACGCTCTTAGACGTCAATGTCAACGAACCGTGGGACGATACAGCAGAAGATCTCGAAGAGAACGAGGCGATCACTGACGACGCGACGGTCGTCAGTGACGCCGAGGAATCCCTCGTCGACGCCTTCGAGACCAGCTATCGATCTCATCAGCTCGATCTCGTTCATGTCGGTCGAACGCTTGGATACAAGCTGTGGAAGGACGGTACCTTTTCGCTCAAAACGCGGAAAGCGATCGCCTCAGACGTCACAAACGACTTGTTCCATCTGAAAAACTCGGTTGCGCTCCATGCACCGAGGAATGAGCGTTTGGCGATCCGCGAGCGGATCGACCAAACGCTCGAGAACCTCACGAAGGAGGCGTGGCGCTTAGAGCAACAGGACTCTCCAAAAGCAGCGGCGTACCTCCGAAAATGGGCACAAGCAACCGTCACATTCGCCGAACTCGCACTCGAGGGACAAGAGGTTCTGTGGACATCGAACGTGGTTGAACGAGCCATGGGCGAAATCTCGAAGCGGTGTAAAAACCAGTGGATGAGATGGACAGAGTCCGGCTTAGAATCGCTCCTCTGGCTCAATCTCGTGAGATATGCCGATTCCGAGCAGTTCGCGGCGTTCGCCGACGAACTGCTCGAGCGTTCAGCCAAAACAGCCATGACATTGGAGGTGTCAGTTGACGCTACCAGAGGCGAACTCTAG
- a CDS encoding ice-binding family protein, with product MVYRPSRRAVITSSGLLATGLAGCLGTAQEEDDSPSNPNQLQQNQLQQADGPAPVDLGTACDFSILAKSGISSVPNSDVAGDIGVSPIAATAITGFDLTLDATGVYSTSTQVGGRVYAADYSDPTPSRLTTAVSDMESAFTDAMGRVPPDDTEIGAGNIGGETFTPGIYNWSSDVLIDGDITLEGGPDDTWIFQIAGDLTAASGTTVNLEGGAQVENIVWVVAGGAGVEIGTDANFAGIVLAQTGINVLTNATVDGCLYAQTDVNLQMATVTGCDCDLVDLKVDSDCVDEQGQITVTNPNDVSVMVTVTGPDGYEETMEVPAGGSTVWGTLADGTYSLETDHIVIGLDITTLDIVCDTSVPTVVTTPATDVNESTATLNGELTDLGDFDAVDVFFEWRVLGEDDWITTESQTLVDPGVFSAEIEDLEPGTTYEFRAVAVANDTRVEGTTLRIIKPVPGTPDVITSPATDVNESTATLNGELTDLGDFDDVDVFFEWREVGAEDWIATGSQTLEETGTFSAEIEGLEPGTSYEFRAVAVANDTRVEGAILSFTKAEPGAPIVETQSATEINGSTATLNGEVIDLGDFDTADVFFEWRVLGEDDWNTTESQTLEEPGSFNAEIEGLEPEVTYEFRAIVVANDDRHEGTIVSFTKAEPGVPSVETQPATDINGSTATLNGEVIDLGDFDTADVFFEWRVLGEEDWIATESQTLEEAGTFNAEIAGLEPGTTYEFRAVMGANDERFEGATLSFTKAVPAALEVETGPATDINESTATLNGELLSLGSAEEVTVYFLYRVKGTAVWMFTDEEILTEPGPFSGTATNLETGTVYEFKAVAQVGSAVVYGETLKFTKEAVDEKEKKAKKKRKYERAKREYEKYKKKYEKERVTKKQLRKKRRAYERAKREYQKYTTHCNNST from the coding sequence ATGGTTTACAGACCTTCCAGAAGGGCAGTCATCACATCGAGTGGGTTACTCGCCACTGGCCTCGCCGGCTGTCTGGGCACCGCCCAGGAAGAAGACGATTCGCCTTCAAACCCGAACCAACTCCAACAAAACCAACTCCAACAAGCCGACGGCCCAGCACCGGTCGATCTTGGGACTGCCTGTGACTTTTCGATCCTAGCAAAATCCGGGATTTCGAGCGTCCCCAATTCCGACGTGGCGGGGGACATTGGCGTGAGTCCGATTGCGGCAACCGCCATAACCGGGTTCGATTTGACCCTGGATGCAACCGGCGTCTATTCGACATCGACTCAGGTGGGCGGACGGGTGTACGCGGCCGATTATTCGGATCCGACCCCGTCCAGATTGACCACGGCCGTGAGCGATATGGAATCCGCGTTCACCGACGCTATGGGTCGCGTTCCGCCAGACGATACGGAAATAGGTGCCGGAAATATCGGCGGCGAGACATTCACTCCAGGGATCTACAACTGGAGTTCGGACGTGTTAATCGACGGCGATATCACCCTCGAAGGTGGGCCAGACGACACGTGGATCTTCCAGATCGCGGGGGATCTCACCGCGGCTAGCGGGACCACTGTCAATCTAGAAGGTGGCGCGCAGGTCGAAAACATAGTCTGGGTGGTCGCCGGCGGTGCCGGTGTCGAGATTGGGACGGACGCGAACTTCGCAGGAATTGTGCTGGCCCAGACGGGAATTAACGTGCTCACCAATGCAACGGTGGACGGCTGTTTGTATGCCCAAACCGACGTCAATCTGCAGATGGCGACGGTTACTGGATGTGACTGTGATCTTGTAGACCTGAAAGTGGACTCGGACTGTGTTGATGAGCAAGGGCAAATCACGGTAACGAACCCTAACGACGTCTCGGTGATGGTGACCGTCACCGGTCCCGACGGGTACGAGGAGACGATGGAGGTTCCCGCAGGCGGTTCGACAGTGTGGGGGACTCTCGCAGATGGAACGTATTCACTCGAAACCGACCATATCGTAATCGGTCTCGATATCACGACGCTCGACATTGTTTGCGATACTTCCGTGCCTACCGTCGTCACGACCCCGGCGACGGACGTCAACGAGTCGACGGCGACGCTCAACGGCGAACTAACGGACCTTGGTGACTTTGACGCCGTTGACGTCTTCTTCGAGTGGCGCGTCCTCGGCGAGGACGACTGGATCACCACCGAGTCTCAGACGCTCGTGGACCCTGGCGTCTTCAGCGCTGAGATCGAGGATCTCGAGCCCGGCACCACCTACGAATTTCGGGCGGTCGCTGTCGCCAATGATACCCGGGTGGAAGGCACCACGCTTCGAATCATCAAACCGGTTCCAGGTACACCGGACGTGATTACCTCGCCGGCTACGGACGTCAACGAGTCGACGGCGACACTCAACGGCGAATTGACCGATCTCGGAGATTTCGATGACGTCGACGTCTTCTTCGAATGGCGTGAAGTCGGTGCGGAAGACTGGATCGCCACTGGATCCCAAACACTCGAAGAAACCGGCACCTTCAGCGCCGAAATCGAGGGGCTCGAGCCCGGCACCAGTTACGAGTTCCGGGCAGTCGCCGTCGCCAATGACACCCGGGTGGAAGGGGCGATTCTTTCGTTCACCAAAGCCGAACCCGGCGCTCCCATCGTCGAAACACAGTCAGCGACGGAAATCAACGGATCGACGGCGACGCTCAACGGTGAAGTGATCGACCTCGGTGACTTCGACACCGCCGACGTCTTCTTCGAGTGGCGCGTCCTCGGCGAGGACGACTGGAATACCACCGAGTCTCAGACGCTCGAAGAACCGGGTTCCTTCAACGCCGAAATTGAGGGCCTCGAGCCCGAGGTCACCTACGAGTTTCGGGCAATCGTGGTCGCTAATGACGATCGTCACGAAGGAACCATCGTCTCGTTCACCAAAGCCGAGCCCGGCGTCCCCAGCGTCGAGACACAGCCAGCGACGGATATCAACGGATCGACGGCGACGCTCAACGGTGAAGTGATCGACCTCGGTGACTTCGACACCGCCGACGTCTTCTTCGAGTGGCGTGTCCTTGGCGAGGAAGACTGGATTGCTACCGAGTCCCAGACACTCGAAGAAGCCGGCACCTTCAACGCCGAGATCGCTGGCCTAGAGCCCGGTACCACCTACGAGTTCCGGGCTGTCATGGGGGCGAATGACGAACGGTTCGAAGGCGCCACACTATCGTTCACCAAAGCGGTCCCAGCTGCGTTGGAAGTCGAGACAGGGCCAGCGACGGATATCAACGAATCGACAGCGACGCTCAACGGCGAACTACTTTCCCTCGGTAGTGCAGAAGAAGTTACCGTCTACTTCCTGTACCGCGTCAAGGGGACGGCAGTGTGGATGTTTACCGACGAAGAGATCCTCACCGAACCCGGCCCATTCAGCGGAACGGCGACGAACCTCGAGACTGGCACAGTCTACGAGTTCAAGGCTGTCGCCCAGGTGGGCAGTGCGGTGGTATACGGTGAGACTCTGAAGTTCACGAAGGAAGCCGTTGACGAGAAGGAAAAGAAGGCCAAGAAAAAGCGCAAATACGAACGCGCAAAGCGCGAGTATGAGAAGTACAAGAAGAAATACGAGAAAGAGCGGGTGACGAAAAAGCAACTGAGAAAGAAGAGACGCGCCTACGAGCGCGCAAAGCGCGAGTACCAAAAGTATACAACGCATTGTAATAACAGCACCTGA
- a CDS encoding IS5 family transposase yields MEIDILDFVEQCRDLAKQALGKHAGEPASGGFARWVHVVLHCFRLEEGHSYRETPNRLKYMSEVRDVLGLDQDELPDYSTIYKSFDRLKMWVWRALLRVSAQQHPQSGHVALDSTFFDRHAASSYYRQRSGNSVQTLKVTTLTDVESLAVLDVHISARWKHDTKTGPQVVRRNADDLLSVAADKAFHNWHTKYEFYALGVEPLILQRGSKPLTTGNNTLIRTKGYAQRWMAETSYSTTKRSLGDAVRALGWYRQFREIVLMFAIINIEKLCEPL; encoded by the coding sequence ATGGAAATCGATATCCTCGACTTCGTTGAGCAGTGTCGAGACCTAGCCAAACAAGCGTTGGGGAAGCACGCGGGCGAGCCCGCCAGCGGCGGGTTCGCCCGCTGGGTACATGTCGTTTTGCACTGTTTTCGGCTCGAAGAGGGCCATAGCTACCGTGAAACGCCGAACCGGCTGAAGTACATGTCTGAGGTTCGTGACGTACTTGGCCTCGATCAGGACGAGTTGCCGGATTACAGCACGATCTACAAGTCGTTCGATCGGCTGAAAATGTGGGTGTGGCGGGCGTTGCTGCGCGTTTCAGCGCAGCAACACCCGCAGTCTGGACACGTCGCTCTCGACAGTACGTTCTTCGACCGACACGCTGCATCATCGTATTACCGTCAGCGATCCGGGAATAGCGTGCAGACGCTGAAAGTGACCACATTAACCGATGTAGAGTCTCTTGCAGTTCTTGACGTTCATATCTCAGCCCGGTGGAAACACGATACGAAGACAGGGCCGCAGGTCGTCCGCCGGAACGCGGACGACCTGCTTTCCGTCGCTGCTGACAAAGCCTTCCACAACTGGCACACCAAATACGAGTTCTACGCCCTCGGTGTCGAACCACTGATCTTACAGCGTGGATCGAAACCACTCACGACAGGGAACAACACGCTTATCCGGACAAAAGGCTACGCTCAGCGCTGGATGGCCGAAACGTCGTACTCGACAACGAAGCGCTCGCTCGGCGATGCCGTGCGAGCGCTGGGCTGGTATCGACAGTTCCGTGAAATTGTCCTCATGTTCGCCATCATCAACATAGAAAAGCTCTGTGAGCCACTCTAA
- a CDS encoding DUF7563 family protein produces the protein MQRWQPTSRANRCLTCGSHVTPEFRRGFGDADDRAQRCTECDNYGRLANGSAAGLDVGSVDPLDSPDRFGVPFDELNPAVRSLCQTVATDGGGVER, from the coding sequence ATGCAGCGATGGCAGCCCACCAGTCGGGCGAATCGTTGCCTAACCTGTGGCTCACACGTCACCCCCGAGTTCCGACGAGGCTTTGGTGACGCCGATGACCGCGCCCAACGCTGCACCGAGTGCGATAACTACGGTCGACTCGCCAACGGGAGCGCCGCCGGTCTCGACGTTGGAAGCGTCGACCCGCTCGACAGTCCTGATCGGTTCGGTGTGCCGTTCGACGAGCTGAATCCGGCCGTTCGGTCACTCTGTCAGACCGTCGCGACTGACGGCGGAGGGGTGGAACGATGA
- a CDS encoding pro-sigmaK processing inhibitor BofA family protein — protein MTGLGVVLLLVLLALVVGAVAIIRAVTPFIVNAVVGLVVLVLAEVLFGLEVAVTGLTLLVVAVAGVPGAVLVVLLSVFGVAF, from the coding sequence ATGACCGGCCTCGGCGTCGTCTTGCTGCTCGTTCTCCTCGCGTTGGTCGTCGGCGCCGTCGCGATAATCCGCGCCGTCACGCCATTTATCGTCAACGCGGTCGTGGGGCTCGTCGTCCTCGTCCTCGCCGAAGTGCTGTTCGGTCTCGAGGTCGCCGTAACGGGGCTGACGCTGCTCGTCGTCGCCGTCGCCGGCGTGCCGGGTGCGGTGCTCGTGGTCCTGCTATCGGTCTTCGGCGTCGCCTTCTAG
- a CDS encoding DEAD/DEAH box helicase, translated as MSQQVQDVETLFCHGIGDDYLVVVNRDGERLFRARLELAETSAGPRPAKFRLKRGSSEEPRQPDEFVELARRAKRIRISEQTDPESRRELQEMLDGYQLEAKTVRTCRYCASAGRYSPITTDTAVKDGDDWICTDCAREELERQLTYAGGGEVTGAAKDRLEELMLEVQDLERIVNLLKGRLDPDLTKFDTISATTDEVDPVPVDTLNLHPGLQDLLEDRFDTLLPVQSLSVENGLFEGEDQLVVSATATGKTLVGEMAGIDRVLNGKGTMLFLVPLVALANQKYEDFQDEYGHLVDVTLRVGASRINDDGQQFDPNADVIVGTYEGIDHALRTGKHMGDIGTVVIDEVHTLKEDDRGHRLDGLISRLKYTCEQRAERRDEYDGAQWVYLSATVGNPEQLTNALEATLIEFEERPVPIERHVTFADGREKVRVENKLVKREFDTESSKGYRGQTIIFTNSRRRCHEISRKLEYDAAAYHAGLDYKRRKTVERKFGDQELAAVVTTAALAAGVDFPASQVVFDSLAMGIEWLSVQEFHQMLGRAGRPDYHDEGKVYVLVEPDCAYHNSMEMTEDEVAFKLLKGEMEPVMTRYDEDAAIEETLANVTVGGRAAKALNDRMLGDVPTKHALGKLLEYDFIDGFEPTPLGRVVTEHFLSPGEAFTLVDGIRKDAHPYDLVADIELRDAEL; from the coding sequence GTGTCACAGCAGGTCCAGGACGTCGAGACACTGTTCTGTCACGGGATCGGCGACGACTACCTCGTTGTCGTCAACAGGGATGGCGAGCGACTGTTCCGTGCGAGACTCGAGCTCGCCGAAACGTCGGCCGGCCCCCGTCCCGCGAAATTCCGACTCAAGCGGGGCTCGAGCGAGGAGCCACGCCAGCCCGACGAGTTCGTCGAACTCGCCCGTCGCGCAAAGCGCATCCGCATCTCCGAACAGACCGACCCCGAGAGCCGTCGTGAACTCCAGGAGATGCTCGATGGCTACCAGCTCGAGGCCAAAACCGTCCGGACCTGCCGGTACTGTGCCTCTGCGGGCCGGTACTCGCCGATTACCACCGACACCGCGGTCAAAGACGGGGACGACTGGATCTGTACGGACTGTGCCCGCGAGGAACTCGAGCGCCAGCTCACCTACGCCGGCGGCGGCGAGGTCACCGGAGCCGCCAAAGACCGCCTCGAGGAGCTCATGCTCGAGGTCCAGGACTTAGAACGGATCGTCAACCTGCTCAAGGGGCGACTCGACCCGGACCTGACGAAGTTCGACACGATCTCGGCGACGACCGACGAGGTCGATCCCGTCCCCGTCGACACGCTGAACCTCCACCCCGGCCTTCAGGACCTGCTCGAGGACCGCTTCGACACCCTGCTGCCGGTCCAGAGCCTCTCGGTCGAGAACGGCCTCTTCGAGGGCGAGGACCAGCTCGTCGTCTCGGCGACGGCGACCGGGAAGACGCTGGTCGGCGAGATGGCGGGCATCGACCGCGTCTTAAACGGCAAGGGGACGATGCTCTTTCTCGTCCCGCTGGTCGCGCTCGCGAACCAGAAGTACGAGGACTTCCAGGACGAATACGGCCACCTCGTCGACGTCACCCTCCGGGTGGGTGCGAGCCGGATCAACGACGACGGCCAGCAGTTCGACCCCAACGCGGACGTCATCGTCGGCACCTACGAGGGGATCGACCACGCCCTGCGGACGGGCAAGCACATGGGCGACATCGGCACCGTCGTCATCGACGAGGTCCACACGCTCAAAGAGGACGACCGGGGCCACCGGCTGGACGGGCTCATCTCGCGGCTCAAGTACACCTGCGAGCAACGTGCCGAACGCCGCGACGAGTACGACGGGGCCCAGTGGGTCTATCTCTCCGCGACCGTCGGCAACCCCGAACAGCTCACGAACGCACTCGAGGCGACGCTCATCGAGTTCGAGGAACGGCCCGTCCCGATCGAACGCCACGTCACCTTCGCGGACGGCCGCGAGAAGGTTCGCGTCGAGAACAAACTCGTCAAACGCGAGTTCGACACCGAGTCCTCGAAGGGGTATCGCGGCCAGACGATCATCTTCACCAACTCCCGGCGGCGGTGTCACGAGATCAGCCGGAAACTCGAGTACGACGCTGCCGCCTACCACGCCGGGCTCGATTACAAGCGCCGGAAGACGGTCGAACGGAAGTTCGGAGACCAGGAGCTGGCCGCGGTCGTCACCACGGCTGCACTCGCGGCGGGCGTCGACTTCCCGGCCTCGCAGGTGGTCTTCGACTCGCTGGCGATGGGCATCGAGTGGCTCTCGGTCCAGGAGTTTCACCAGATGCTCGGCCGGGCGGGCCGGCCCGACTACCACGACGAGGGGAAAGTGTACGTGCTGGTCGAACCCGACTGTGCGTACCACAACTCGATGGAGATGACCGAAGACGAGGTCGCGTTCAAGCTGTTGAAAGGCGAGATGGAGCCGGTAATGACGCGCTACGACGAGGACGCGGCCATCGAGGAGACCTTAGCGAACGTCACCGTCGGCGGCAGAGCCGCGAAGGCACTCAACGACCGGATGCTCGGCGATGTGCCGACCAAACACGCCCTCGGAAAACTCCTCGAGTACGACTTCATCGACGGCTTCGAGCCGACGCCGCTGGGTCGGGTCGTCACCGAACACTTCCTCTCGCCCGGCGAGGCGTTCACGCTCGTCGACGGCATCCGCAAGGACGCCCATCCCTACGACCTCGTCGCGGACATCGAACTGCGCGACGCCGAACTGTGA
- a CDS encoding class I SAM-dependent methyltransferase, translated as MGVLQDREAARRWFEFLAPGYDAVVPSLFWPPSLQRAALERLDLAAADRVLDVGCGTGETIAHLEPDVSAVHGLDLSRPQLETAAKKDGLEDVRFVRGDARSLPYADGTFDCVVSVGSILYWSDPCETLRAIRRVTKPGGEMLVLGFNRRPFSWWDPVRNVQDGVASTLFFRYDPEEGTRLFREAGWTDLDHEITGPVWSPGLVIATTARKAG; from the coding sequence ATGGGAGTTCTGCAGGACCGCGAGGCCGCCCGACGCTGGTTCGAGTTTCTCGCACCTGGCTACGACGCCGTCGTCCCGTCGCTGTTCTGGCCTCCGTCGCTCCAGCGGGCCGCACTCGAGCGTCTTGATCTCGCCGCCGCCGACCGGGTACTCGACGTCGGCTGTGGGACCGGCGAGACGATCGCACACCTCGAGCCGGACGTCTCGGCCGTCCACGGACTCGATCTGAGCCGTCCACAGCTCGAGACGGCTGCGAAAAAGGACGGGCTCGAGGACGTCCGTTTCGTCCGCGGAGACGCCCGGAGCCTCCCGTACGCGGACGGGACGTTCGACTGTGTGGTCTCTGTCGGCTCGATCCTCTACTGGTCCGATCCGTGCGAGACGTTGCGAGCGATCCGCCGGGTCACGAAGCCTGGCGGCGAAATGCTCGTGCTCGGATTCAACCGGCGTCCGTTCTCGTGGTGGGACCCGGTCAGAAACGTCCAGGACGGCGTCGCCTCGACGTTGTTTTTCCGGTACGATCCCGAGGAAGGGACGCGACTCTTTCGCGAGGCAGGCTGGACCGATCTCGATCACGAGATCACCGGTCCGGTCTGGAGTCCGGGGCTCGTGATCGCGACGACGGCGCGGAAAGCGGGCTGA
- a CDS encoding cupin domain-containing protein, giving the protein MAEPLIRDGEAIEYEPVDAADGLEKAVLIGEDHGAPNFAMRRFTLEAGSEVPKHTNELEHEQYVLDGEYTVGIEDEEREVSAGDSLFVPAGTVHWYRNDGDDDAAFICVVPHGDDEIAVLE; this is encoded by the coding sequence ATGGCCGAACCACTGATCCGTGACGGCGAGGCGATCGAGTACGAACCCGTCGACGCCGCCGACGGCCTCGAGAAGGCCGTCCTGATCGGCGAGGACCACGGCGCGCCGAACTTCGCGATGCGTCGGTTCACGCTCGAGGCGGGTAGCGAGGTGCCGAAACACACGAACGAGCTCGAACACGAGCAGTACGTACTCGACGGCGAGTACACCGTCGGTATCGAAGACGAGGAACGCGAGGTGAGCGCGGGCGATTCCCTGTTCGTCCCCGCAGGTACCGTCCACTGGTACCGCAACGACGGCGACGACGACGCCGCGTTCATCTGTGTCGTCCCCCACGGCGACGACGAGATCGCCGTCCTTGAATGA
- a CDS encoding cold-shock protein codes for MAKGTVDFFNDTGGYGFIETEDADDDVFFHMEDIGGPDLEEGQELEFDIEQAPKGPRATNVERL; via the coding sequence ATGGCGAAAGGAACCGTTGATTTCTTCAACGACACTGGCGGCTACGGATTCATCGAAACTGAGGACGCGGACGACGACGTGTTCTTCCACATGGAAGACATCGGCGGCCCGGATCTCGAAGAAGGACAGGAACTCGAGTTCGACATCGAGCAGGCCCCCAAGGGCCCGCGCGCGACGAACGTCGAGCGCCTGTAA